The nucleotide window GCGAAAGCTGGTACCAAGCTGTTACCACCAAAGATCCGCATAGCTTGGAACCCGCCCTCCACACTTTACCATCATACAGAGAAACTGCGACTAGTGGTCACGGCCGTTAATAGTGGTaagactaataattttattctcatAATGGTGTGCACTATTATAGTTAGTAGGTTATTTGTTTTAGAATGGAATATAGCGATATTCTTGTTTGGAAAAGGATAAACCTTATCCTCGTAAAACAATAACTGTGACTAACAAAGTACGGCCACtcctgatatttattaaaaacatatgatTTAAGCatgaaaccgagatggcccagtggtaagaacgcgtgattcttaaccgatgattgtgggttcaaacccgggcaagcaccactgaattttcatgtgcttaatttgtgattataattcatcttgtgctataCGGAgcaggaaaacatcgcgaggaaacctgcatgtgtctaatttcactgaaattatgccgcatgtgtattccaccaacccacattggagcagcgtggtggaataggccccataccttctcctcaaaaagggagaggaggccttagtgggacatttacaggcttttactgttactgtatatgatttaaatattcaatagttCTTTACTGATGACTGATTACTGCGGTCACGGTAACAACAAACCTGGTAtcgatgtaatgtttttataggAAGAAAGAAACGCCCAGATAGCTATCAGGTATCTGGTTATGTGTGAACCGTTATGaagtttaacaaaacaaatgctTGTACATTAACCAGACAAATTCAAGTATTGTGTGTGATATTTCGTTACACAATTTTAAGCTGGTCCGAAATAAGACAcagttgtttaatatataatattcttatatataatgtaatgttaatacacaatataatgttttttattctccgatataatcttaataccaaaataattaatttctttgttcctccattctttttttaaaaaccgcTACCATGACAGTTGTCTCTCTTCCATAATGACAGTTAATGGccagatgtaattttattataagtcataTCCAACCGATCGACATAGGCAATCAAGTGCTAACACAATAGACAGAAAAttgtattatgaaaattaaagatgtcaacattgtttttatcaatttcatcaTCACCATCTTTTACAGCAATGAGTGAAGTGATTAAGTTATCGTTTATTTGAGCAGTCTTTAGATTATGTAATTCTTTACCAGGTTCTGTTTGCAACAATGAATCTCAATTTATATGCGGCGGGACCGGCTTGTGTATATCATCCTACCTGGTCTGCGATGGCGTCCGCCATTGCCCAGGAGGTGAAGATGAAGATTCCAGCGCCTGCTCCCATCGTCGCGACTCTCCACTCTTGGAGATGCTGAGGAGATTTGCGGCAAGGAACCAGGAGCTGCTGGGACTGGACCAGCCGGATGGCGTGACCAAACCTTCGGTcataagtaagtatttttattaatactttattgatttatttcatgtccttcacccaaaagttgtctggaagagatcgttCTTTTAGCaaaagaccgccttttgtacaaaatagttttcatttttttttattatgtgcttatgtttaaaatggttctgtaacacttttggtgtacaataaagcatattctattctattctaagtAATACTTGGAATTTAAAtagattcaaattaaaaaaaatgcaaatagaTACACAAATGCAAGTTTCATATGcgtttacataatatgttagtATAAAgtcaatcatttttaatttccaGTGAAGATAACCGAGGGCGAACAGAAACAAAATGCGTTCATGGAGTTCGCAGCTGCGTTGAAGCCATATGGTCCTTGGAGCTACCTCGTCGTGGGAATGCTGGTCTGCGCTACCATACTCATGTTCTGTCTGGCTTGGGGTGAGTTTACCTTCACAcacgatttttataaaataggtaggaggatgggcaaatgggccacctggtgataAATATTCACGATCTGGGCGATCGTGACATTagttatgtaagaaatattagataTTCCTTCCATAGTCGACGCGCAACctaccttggaaactaagatgttatgtcccttgtgcctgtagttacactggctcactcacccttcaaaccgggacacagcaatactaagtatttctgcTTGGCAGTAGACTTTCTTAAAATTGCTCTAAaagctttatacatatataataattagtaccTATAATTGGATTATATAAGCTATATGGCGCTCCTTAATGAtcaattattacttatataaccTAAcaaagttagttaatttttgaAATCGCAATACAGCttgaagtataaaattaaagatattttttctctttcaGAATGCTGTTGCAAACGATCTAAGCCATCAGACACGCCAATCATACCTGCATCTTGTATTGATCTCTCTCCTACTGTCACAGTTACCGCTGCTTCGCAACAACTCTTCGATACATCGATACCTCCTTCGCCCCCGGAGTACGAACCCCCACCATCTTACTCCTCGCTTTTTCCCAGAGCTTACAAATCCTCTCCCTCCCCTGTCCCCCACTGCTCCCACCAGGAGCCTCCAGACTGATAGATTAATCAATAGTCGATTACAAAATGGGTGTTGCGAACTATAGCCAAATCATAGAGAACTGTTAATCTAGTATAAGTTTATGTAGTCTGTAAATGTAATTCGAAAAACCAAGTAAAACCAATACACGTACGCGTGATATCGTAAGGGAGGAATTCAATTTGAACATAATGGTGATACAATTAGACTTTCTTCCAGAGACAATTTCACAAGATATAAATGTCTTATATTTAAGTCTTGACCTTTTTGGACGAGTTCCATTAAATCTAACTAATGGTACGTGACATGAGTAGCGgccaaatttttaaatttttggtcAATTATCTTCATGTATCTTTAATAatttccattatttttttttattcccaaATGTTTAATTTCTATAACATTAACAGATATTAGATCATTCAAATCTCATTTTTTAGTTTCTCTTATTCTGGGTTCTTCTAGGAAGTTACAACGTAAAATTCGAAAATGTTTAAATTCTATTGATTACGcggataattttaaaataactgtctaattaatacaataataatatttaaataaaatcacgtAATACATAAAAGGATTGTGCtttcatatgtaaatattttttgtctgtgACAATTTTGACATAAAAGTTACGTtgacaataatataagaaattcaatttgaaatatcATCAGTGTTACCTGACTGTAGTAGTACCGAACGATAATAAATTATCGTACAAttacaatcatttattattaacacgCAATCATACAATTGCGTAGTAACAATTGTAGTACATTGTTTATTTGGATATTATTATTCCATTGTATACATTAAGAAATCACAGATATAGTAAATTTGGAATAGTATTTCAATTTcatagacatttatttttttatgtagaaaCTTTTTTCAACACGACAAGAAAAATCATACATTATAAGAATATCCTAATTCAGCAGTCAAACCATTGAGATTGTTAACACTGACATAaagatgtatatatttgtaaatatatttccataCATGAgatagatacataaataaatgtttcagtATGTCATTGTATATATTGCATGAATGGCATAGTTTAAGtacaatgtttgtttattatacttgggaccaagtttattattttatataacagtatttttaattaatgttcctTACAGGAAGTGTTTGTTAGTATAGTGCACAGCTTTATAGTGACTGATAGCGGTTTAGGAGTTATGTGTGTACACCTATTATGTAATATGTCAGTGTTTGTTCTTCAGTCTCAAtaggaaaaaatatgtttaaattaattgaaaattattccaaatttaattgTGAAGGTAGTAATTGTTATAGTGATACTAAATaacacaaacaaataattataatattttacaaataattaaaaagctgAATCAGTTTTGTTTGTAAATGCAAGACTTTTGTATTAGCTATCTATTTTTCAACTCTAATGCCTGCGCTTACAAATAATAGAATTTTTCGTCTTTAAAGACATATCAGTATAAGTGTGCTTTTAACTGATGTTACCTCTTTAAAGAGATATTTGACTGCATTTTACAGTAAATAATtagattatgtatatattatttacttaatgatttttaattgtaatgtttaagtcatatacaacattataatttattatgaaaaaaacgtatcaaagaaaaaaaaatgaaataaaaaagtttttaatgtttctttccttttctttatatataaatattatttttaaatattatattggtttCAAAATTACATATCTAGAAATAAGGCTTTGTctacatttattaaatcttttatgATTAAACTAGTCTTATTAgaatctgttttattttctagataatcattttaatattccaGCACTAGGATATTGGgtaacgattattat belongs to Nymphalis io chromosome 2, ilAglIoxx1.1, whole genome shotgun sequence and includes:
- the LOC126777373 gene encoding uncharacterized protein LOC126777373, translated to MLTDFLVFLLVLIHTFHIANSSSLLCGRTKEVEVGGNVGAGAALALTLLRPPSSTSNTPCQLRLTAPDAAAFTVRLIDVKESLSEWERGVGDVEAPAPVAGAQGRKWSMRSAHAQDTATDETSHVTNSTDSCKLLVYIGESKTPIWRLSLCGGNAAAVAAKAGTKLLPPKIRIAWNPPSTLYHHTEKLRLVVTAVNSGSVCNNESQFICGGTGLCISSYLVCDGVRHCPGGEDEDSSACSHRRDSPLLEMLRRFAARNQELLGLDQPDGVTKPSVIMKITEGEQKQNAFMEFAAALKPYGPWSYLVVGMLVCATILMFCLAWECCCKRSKPSDTPIIPASCIDLSPTVTVTAASQQLFDTSIPPSPPEYEPPPSYSSLFPRAYKSSPSPVPHCSHQEPPD